In Oxalobacteraceae bacterium OTU3CINTB1, the sequence AGGCTGAATGTTCGAAGCTTGCTTGCCCTTAGGACCAGCAGTCACTTCAAAAGAAACACGTTGGTTCTCTTGCAGCGACTTGAAGCCTGCGGACTGAATCGCCGAGAAGTGAGCGAACAGATCTTCGCCGCCTTCGTCAGGGGTGATAAAGCCGAAGCCCTTCGAATCATTGAACCATTTTACGATACCAGTTGCCATTACAATTCCTATTTCAGTTAAGTTGGGCTTGCGCCCGTGATATCGTTTGAGGCAAGAAAGAAATGACAGACTAACTGCACTACTCTTGAATCTAAACGATCCCGCATTATACCCATTTACGAGAGAAAAGCACGTGTTCACGAAAATAAATGCAAACCGCCGCTTTTTTTGGTAGAAAAACCGAGTTGTTCGGGGTTCCCGCCGGTCCTTCCTGCCCTCTTTCGTG encodes:
- a CDS encoding cold-shock protein — encoded protein: MATGIVKWFNDSKGFGFITPDEGGEDLFAHFSAIQSAGFKSLQENQRVSFEVTAGPKGKQASNIQPL